A segment of the Trifolium pratense cultivar HEN17-A07 linkage group LG7, ARS_RC_1.1, whole genome shotgun sequence genome:
CTCTGTTTCTACTAGTGGAGAAGACAAGAGAGCGGAAACTTTGAATATCAAACAGGAAGGTGTTTCAGACAGTCCTAATGGCTTAAGACTTGGCATTAGGAAAAATCGTACTGGAGTTTGGGAAGCAAGCAAACCCATTGAAACAAACACCTCTTCTGATAATAGGTTGAATGCAAATTTAGGAAATCATGAACTTGTGGTTATTCAAATGAGCAGCAGTGGCACTGGAAGCGGATTGGATGGTGATGATCCAAGCGTAAATCAGAGTGGTGGTGGGCATATAGATTATTCTGCTACCAATGGGATTGAGGCGGATTCTGTGTGGCACACTAATGTTAATTCAACTTATGGATATCCAATGGCTGATGCAGATACTATTCCTAACACTTCTACTCCAATGGCTGATGCAGATACTATTGTTCTTAGTGATTCTAAAGATGATGATATATTAGTATCTCCTACAGTTGGTTGCAACAATAATCAAACTGGCGATGCAGTTGATGTTTATTCAGCGCCTCCACCTGGAATTACCGATCCATATGGTGGAGATCCCAATATTGATAGAAATTCATGCTTGGGAGTTTATGATAATCCCGATGTTTGTTTTGGGGTCCCCTCTCTCTGGCCATTGCGTTCTAGAACTCAGGCAAGCTCAGGATTCCAACTATTCAGTTCTGATGTGGATGTGTCTGATGCATTGGCTCATGGTGATATTAATTGCTCCTCATCACTGAATAGTTATAAATTGGCTCCGGACACTGCTCTGGGATCTAATACTCTAACACCCAATTCATCCACTGATCAGTCTGACACTGATTTAAATGGTGGCTTGGTTAACAATCCATTGGCATTTGGTGGAAACGATCCCTCACTTCAGATTTTTCTTCCTACAAGACCAGCAGAATCATCTGTGCAGCATGAATTAAGAGACTGCACAGATGTGTTGAATGGCGTCTGTACAGAGGATTGGGTCTCTCTAAGCCTCGGAGGTGGGGCTGGTGGCAGTAATGGTGATGCTTCCACACCAAATGGTTTGAATTCCGGACCGCAAATTACATCCAGAAAAGATGCCACACATTCTTTAACTGATACCGGTTTGTTACTTTCTGAATCTAAATCTATTTTTATGAATGCAAGTTATTCCTGTAAATTTCATTATGTGACGGTGGCAGTCCACCAGAGCAATGTTAGCTATTGAATGCAAGTTATTATAGTATATTCATGTTCTAGTATAGTAATTcttaatgtcattttttttcctttgactTTCTTGACTTATTTTAGAGTTGGCATCATCCATGACGGTGTCGGTAGACTGGTCTGAACTGCCAACAGATCTTCTGAATAAGATATCGCAACGCATCGACAACGAAATCGATCTCATTCGCTTCCGATCAATTTGTTCCAATTGGCGCTCTTCTTCCATCCGAGATCACCATACCAAGATTTTACCCTTCAAATTTCCATTCCTGCGTTGGGTTCCTTTTGTCAACCCGGATTCTAAGAATAGATTTGAGGGTCCCATTGATACCAACGTGGAAGACTATCCATTTTCAAGACATCTCTCCAAATGTAGTACCTTTCTCATCAAaccaccacaacaacaacaagaacaacaagATCAAACACTTCGTCCTTGGTTAATTAGAATTCTTCAACACCCAAATGGAAAAATCAAAGTCTTCCGAGATACTGAATGGGTTGATTCATTTTTCCCTTTCTTTGAGTATTCTCGCGTGCTCGACTTCAACGATCTTTCCGTCATTCAATTAGGAGAAAATTCATACATTAATGAGGAAGACGTGACACCCCCTCCCGATTTCGGTGAATCGGTAAACGTTGACCCTGATGTTGTGTATGCTATCACATGCAATGGGAAAACCCCTCTACTACTAGGGTCATTTTCCTATGTAGTCGCTTATCCGATGGTTTTGGGTTATCTCGATGAGAGTTGGTGGGTGATCGGCCCGACAACTCTCCATGGAGATACATGTGTTTTTAAAGGCCGGTTTTGCGCACTTAACTTATCTCATACGACCTTGGTTGAACCGGAGTCGAGTCTCCAGCTAATGGCTCAACCGGAGAAGACCATGCGGTCAGTGACTCAACCAATTCTTGATGCCACCAGAAAACTCTTAGTGGAGAGTGACGGTCAATTGTTGTTGGTAAACATTAATGAGTCATTTCCCGACTACTTTCATATTGACTTATTTCAGCTTGACGAGAAGGAGAACAAGTGGGTGAGATTGAGGAGGTTTAGTGATGAGGAGAAAAAGTGGGTGGATTCAAATGATTTAGGGGATAGGATATTGTTCATAGGACATGGAAGTTCGTTTTCTGCGCATGCTTCAGAATTGGGTCTTCCCAAGGGAAATTCTGTTGTCTTTATGGACGATTCTATCATCCATAAAGATAATTTCAGATTAAGGTACTGCCTTTATGACCTAGATGAAGATGAACTCTGCGACATGGATGATTATCCCGAATATTCAAACTTGTTCTTGCCACCAACTTGGATCCTCAATCGATAAATTTGTAACAGGTATGTTATTTCTTTTCTAATGCAACAATAATTAATagttcattattattattattattattattattattattattattattattattattattattattattattattattcttgttgttgttgttattattattattattattattattattatgatgatgatgatgatgatgatgatgatgatgatgatgatgatgtagtAATAATTGCAATATATTCAGGGAAACACATGTGAAGAGCTCCCTGAGTTTCTTCTTGGAACCTGCCGCCTTAACCATCTGGATGCCTCTAAAGTAGTTAGTCTAAAGCCTTGATTTTCAATGAAACTTGTGACAAAAGTACATTTTGGAAGAGAGAATTCCAAGTTGCAAATGTAgataattgaaattgaaattctaCATTCTTGTCTTCATATACCTGATTTCAGAAATCATTGTTCAGCGAATTTGAATCACACGCCAGTTTATGTGGTGCTGTAAGCATTGTTAGGATGAATGGTCTGGTAGGAGtggtaaaataaaaagttgcaTTCGTTCATTAAAATTGactgtttttttttgtctccGATTTAAAGCGTCTTTCATTCCTCATTCCTTAGCAATTGTGTGTAGATAGGCAATGAAATCTTAGCAGTTTTTCTCTTCTGAGTAAACCAAAGAATCTCAACAGATAACTATGGACACTACTCAAGataattttaattcatttaaaaGATTGATCTCTTACAACATATGTTTTTCCATATACATTGACCATAGACCGAATTCTTgaccaaatggttaagggaTCAGAAGGGATGGATCCTTTTGTGTGGGGTTTTCACATGAGAATGAGAGGATAAAGTGTGACCTCTTACTCTTCAAAAGGCAAGAGAAACCAATAACTAGTTTATATGTGATGACTTTGAATGGTATGAGATCACACTTTACTCTCGTGTGAAAATCACACTTAAGAAATTCCATTTTTGGGATCCAAATGTATACCATTAGCGTTATACTATGCATTATATATTTGAGAAGATAGATTTTGAATTCATTTCATGTAACTACATAATTTAATCCAAATTATGAACATTACTTTAGATGAaattatgttattatttttcatgAATTTTAACTCAATTAGTAAAATTGTGAAATTTAATCAAAAGTATTTCTAATATAGATGACTCGTAATAATAATAGTGTCATAAAAAGGGAGCTGATAGGAGCATTTAGGAGTGAAATGCAAGTATTAGCATTGTGAAACATAACTGTACTTGTACCAATTATAAGTGAGTGAACTTACATACTACCTACCAATCCAACCAACGACCTTAACACATGATACATCATACCAAAGTGAGTTGGCCCCTCTTTTAAGTTAAACTATTGTTCGAGGTGCTCCTAAATATAATGTACAAGGACAACACTTTCTCCAACAAGATTAAATCCCATGATAAGATATTGTTATTGATTGTTTTCCATTAAGTAcatgatgaatttgaaatgaactAGTTAGTAGTACTTGTAATAAAACTTACAAGAGGAACTCCTCTATCGAGGGTAGTACTTTTGTCTTGCAGGTTAAGGCACGTCGAAGTGGTACGATTCGGGGAGCTAAAAAAGTTTTGGCAGGATGGCTCTGTGATCTGCGTGGAACGCAGGGTATGAAGATGTATGAAACACGTGGCCTGTGTGAGACGCGTGTCACGTGTGGATTGGCTGAAGTTGATGGTGTGACACGCGAGTTTTTCTGCGTGAAACGCAGATGCGTGGGAAAACGTGAGCAGggttttcaaaatttgattttttttttctcctcttCCCTCATTCCATCAGTTACACTTCCAAACTGTCCCACTTCTCTTTCTCACCCAACCCATCTCCAATCTACCTTTGACTCCTAATCAATCACCATCATTTCCTCATCTATTCCCTTTCCTCCatatttctcaacaaaaaaataataaaaaaaaattcccccAATTTACACCAATTCTACCCACAAAAGTCTAACCCTTTTTCAccaaattttattcattatgtTGAGAAGAATGACTGATAGAGGGAAGGAAAAGAGTGTGGCATCTTCCTCTCCACCggaaccacaaaaaaaaataaaaaaataaagagaactCTGAGGAAGATTGGTGCTTCTAAGGAGGGTTCTACTTCTAGAACTAGTGGTTCTTCTAGACAACCACCACAAGAGGCATTAGTACCTCCACCAGTACCACAAGCGATGCATGCTGCTGCTGGGAACAGATTTTTGAGTCCTATGGGTCGTTAGAGGTTCCGTCAAATTCGTTCCTTCAAGTTCAACCAAGAGCAGACTTTTGACGATGCTATGAGGAGTGTCCCTGAAATCTATAGGGAACTAAATCGAAGGCAGTGGGTGTTCTTCAATTCTATCATCTAGAAGAGCAACATAATTGTGGCTAGGGAGTTCTATGCAAATGCTTATCAGTCGGGTAATGTTACGTTCAAGTTTGAAAGTGTGGTCAGTGGTGTGAAGGTAAATTTTTTTGCTAATGCTCTTAATACTTTGCTTAAGCCTGAGATCTCTCCGGCATGTCAGCTGGAGCACTTGCTGTTGGAAACTAAGAAGGGGAGTTGGAAGGAACCCCAAAGGAGGGAAGTTAGGGACTATTGTTGTAGGCCTAACATTAAGTGGTTGAAGTATAAGGGAGGCTCTTTTCCGACAAAAATCAAGATGATAAATTTTAAGCCAATTGCTAGAGCATGTGCAGGTTTTTACGTGAGGAATTTTGATAGTGTGTCCAATCATTCAGAATATCAGATTGAAAATGCTCTGGGGGTTAAGGCAATTTCAGAGGGGAAAGAGATTGTATAGGGCGGCTTTTGAGCAAAAGTTTGAAGGAAATTACCCAAAATAAGGCGGGTGTTTGCCGCCTTGGTCATGCTAGTTTGATTCATGCCTTATGTGCGAACCAAGGTGTGCCAGGTCTAGATGAAGATGGTGATGATTTTCTGGATCCTATTAAAGCATTGATTGGTGCTTGGTTATACAAGTGGAAGGTTGGTCCGGTTTTGTCTGATCCGGAGTCCACTGATGATGATGAGGGTAATGATGAGGCTGAGATAGATGGGTTCACCAGTGGGGCTCCTATGGGTGATGGTGTGCCCAATGCAGGAGTGCAATTCCAAGAGTTCCAAGTACCGTAAATCACTCCAGCAGTGTACCAGTATAGAGCTAATGAATTGGGGGCCTTCTTGAATCAGAAGTTCTCGATCTTGAGGAGGTGAACTACTATGACAAGGAATCTGAAAAGTGGAAGCAAGCGATGGAGTATAGGCAGATGGTGGCGCCGAGCGCTTTCTATCCGTGCTATCCGACGGAAGCGGCGTGTGTGGCTGGGCAGGAACGCCGAATGCGTCAATATCAAGCTCGTCAAGTGAGCAATTTGAGGACTTACCGGTGTATTAGGTTTTCTGCGAATGATGGTTGTATGGACTTCGTGCATAACTCTAGGGCAGCTGAGGCCCAACCCTCTCATGACCCGACTATGAATCAGGACCATCCCACTTATCTCTCCTTGCCCTACTACTATTTTATGTTGCTGTTTGGATGTTGCTTGCCTGCCTGTTGCGTGTAATAATTTGTTTGGATTTATCTTGGACCCGTATTTTTCACTTTACTTTGCCTTTAATGAATGCATGCACCGtttgatataaattttgttgTATATTGGCTTTTGATATCTTGAATTTGCGGTGCAATTGATCTTGATATGATGGATTGAACGACAAGACAAGAGAACATTCACATGTTTGACCGCTCGATGATCCGGCCATAAACCGTGAGTATTTGAGCCCAAATACTATGCTTTATTTGATGTGTGATTCCACAACATTTCTCATTCTCTTGGGTTTATGTGCGTTCTTTTAATTAGTTGATTGCAATGAATGACTCATGAGGCAATTTCTTTGGTAACTTGAGCCTTATTCTTGCCACCCTATGCATGATTTATCCGTTCCTAAACCACTAagcttaaagaaaaatgttgtTTCTATCTCCCAAGTTTAAATTTGTTCTTATCaaattggaaaagaaaaaaaaaaatttggagatTAGAATAGCTTACTTATGATTTTTGCACCTTGCAAAtcattaagtttggggttgcctTTGGAACTTGGCAACTTTCTAAGTTGGGGTGGGTGTACTTGAGAACCattattttgtgaaaataaaaataaaaataaaaaatttaaaagaaagaaagaggcACACAATAGTGTGAAATGTGTTGCAAAGTCAATCTAGATTactgaacaaaaaaattatttcgtCTGCCATATTATTTGAAATGAAGTTCCTTTTATAGAGCTAGAGAAGAGAGTGGTTGAGAAAAGaatctttaaaaaaacataGAGTTGTTGGAATTGAATCCGATGTAGAgtacaacaataataatgaaCAAAACAATGATTAAttcaagaacaacaaaaaaacaaaaaaaaataaagaaagaaaaataatttgataaataagTGTAATAGACTTCTAGTTCTAACCATTTATTTGATCTTCATAAGCCATATAATCATGTCATGATTGTTTCTATCTTAGGAACCATCTCCAAAAAATTCAACTCATTCTTTTTACAATTCGTTTCCACAAGTGTATCCCTTTGTGTAGGAATTATAACACCCTCATGTTGTGCATTAAGGATGTTTTTGATTGTATCCTCACTCACACCAAAAGCAGCTGCAAGTTCAGGTCCCATCAATGTCTTCATAAGTGATGTAGAACCTACCAAAAACTGTGGCTTGTTCTTCTTTGAAGAAGTTGTGAATCCAAAGAAATCTAGTTGTTCACTACTTGATGCTATTTGACTGAATGCAAAGTATCTTGGTACAAAGAAAACATCTCCTTCTTTTATACTTGTGTCCATTGCATTGGTTCCATTTGGAAATATTATTTGAATTCTACCTGAACCTTTTACTACTATGCCATATTCTGTTGCCCTTGGATTTACATGTGGTGTCATCATCGATCCCTGcgataaaaaataatgttatttcaTTATCGAATATGCGGTCATGGACGTTTATTTAAAAGAGTACTACgaataataaaatttgaattgtttaCGGTATGAGTGTGATCGGCTGACTGCACACAGTCAACCACATCTAGATAGTCCAATCAAGaccttgaaaattaaaatatcgtgtttgaaatttgaactaTATGATCTTGATTGATCGATCAAGATGTAATTGGCTGGATCTAGATTTTGTGCAATTGGAGAGAGGTGACTGCATTGCAGTCGGTCATATCTAAACCGTTTGATTAAGATCAGACGGTCCAGATATTTAgcttgaattttatatttaaaaacagTTAAAATATGGACTTTCCGATATTGATCGGACGATCCATATGTTCTGACTGCATGCAGTGTGACTGGCTGACTGCACACGCTCCAATTCCGTAATTGGCTGTGTGCAGTAATGGACTGTGACTGCACACAACCTAGTTCATTATGAATAACTATTGAACAATACTTGGCTTGCATACCGGTTTGAGATTGACGTGATAAATGCCAATGCCGGAACTTTTGAGAGGAGAATACTCGGAACCGTCTAGAGCAACGCTCCAACCATAACTATTTTTGAAATCTGGTTTTCTGTCATAGAGATTGCAAGAATGAGGTGATTTATGGGCAACATTGTCTCTTTTATTGTTTTCTATCTCATCACCAAATACAGATTCCAATAGCTTCCTCCAAGACCAACTTGCTTTTTTCTCTACTTCTTCAATATCAACTTCATCTTCTTGATCTTGCATCATTTTCTTCATGTGGTGCAGTTTTTCATCCTCTTTTAGTTGAAGGAATTTGGTCCATAAGCTTGAGGCTTTGGAATGTGAATGGCCTACGTGCACAATTGGACCCTCATGTTGCTGAGTGAAAAGTTTCTTCAACTCTGATTCCGATACCTGTGATCGAGTTAACCATTGaacacattaattaatttgcCTGCCATGAATATTGTGTCGGTGTCAGATACCGACATATGTCAGCACAAACACACACCTTGAATTGATATGTTAGAGGctaactttgtaaaaaaaacaaattgagaaatggaaaattattattaattaaagtgataCTAACGAAGTTATTACTCGATTAGTTGTCTTACATTAAAAGCGGATTCAAGGACTTCAGGCTGGAATCCGGAAAGTACTGACACTGGATTGGATCCTCCTCCAATATAGAAAGACTGCAAACATATAAATCAACCATATTAATGAATTAATTAGCAAGATTAACAAAACTATATGTAAATGTATTGATTGATTATACAAATGCATATATATACCTGGAAAATGCCCAGTCCTAAACTCTCAGAGGGGTCAATGCTGCAAATAATATGAAGCTTTTAGAATCCTTAgtgatcgtgttgaccagaatgatgcgacttcgccggcgtttgcggtggttgagagcgtttgagacccctgttggagcggaggggggttgtgtacctgcaggcactccgacgctcaagtcagtatgtgtgtaaggttttcttagctataaaaatgcgtaccttgcaaatgaagtggagatgcatatatatagcccccatcgctgggctaaggcccttgatggcattaatggccatcaagtgactgccggaaaacggctaaggagccatgatgtgcagttaatgctcatcattccggtgtcTTAGACGTTACAGAAGCCATAGAGAAGTAGCCGTTGGTATCCCGAGCATTTATGGTGTGGCCGGTGGGTAAGGGTCAACTCGACTACACAAGCTCGTTAGAATCTGTACCGAGcttctaagctcggcccagaacaggagccccccaagttgtTATGCTCTTAATTGAGGATAATAACTTTGGAGTCACCATCTGATGCTGTATGAGGGAAACGGCACTTCAGGAGCGTTTGCTCAATTTCTCGAGGAAATTTGAGCGATAACTCCCATGATCTGCTTGGTTGATAGTCAAGGCTTTCAGGTGAGTCTATGCTATTTTCCAGAACAGTCAACTCTGGAGCTTGTGCACGTTAGACTGGTCAGTCTTTGGGAATTGCAGCCGCCCATTTATTTGTTGTGGGCCTTTTAACAAAGGTATTGGGCTTTCTTGAAAAGAGGCaagtttttcttataaataccTTGCTGCTTTTTCTAACCCTTGTGTTTTTAGGCAAGTAAGATGGAACGGCAGAATACCAAAGAAGTTGCTGATAAGAAGAGTTCTCACAAAGGAAAGGGAACCATGCCAAGCCGGCCTCAACCCCCTCGCCGGTCTGTTCGTTTGAGGCGTCCCACAAAGGCCAAGTTTGAGACGATCGTACTTTCTTCCGATTCTTCTGACTTGGatgagaccgatgaagattatGCTGAGTTCCTGAAGGTGTATAAGCCTGAGGACTCATACCCTCAAGTTTCAGCCTCTAGCGGCGAGGAAGGCTCTCAGAAGACGGTGGAATCCAAGCCTGTAGTCGTAGTGGAAGTTGATTCGGATAACGAGCAGTAGATGCTCGTTCCCCCTTTCCCCTTTGCTTCCTGATTTGTATTTTGGCTTTCCGccctttataataataataataaagttgattGTTTCTAGTCTTTTTCTTTCGAAATTCACAATTATTGATCTGCACATTTTATCGCGAGCGTACATTT
Coding sequences within it:
- the LOC123894614 gene encoding E3 SUMO-protein ligase SIZ1-like isoform X1 yields the protein MDFISNCKEKLAYFRVKDLNHVLTQAGISKKGKKQDLVDMILSSLSDEQVVKVSAKKNAVDKEKLVKLVDETYRKLQVSGATDTASKGHGASDSSNVKIKGEVADSFQSDTKVRCLCGSSLETDLLIKCEDTKCPVSQHINCVIIPDKPIEDLPPLPDKFYCEICRLSRADPFSVSMTHPLFPVKLITTHIPTDGTNPVQSVEKTFQLTRATKDLLLKQDFEIQAWCMLLNDKVPFRMQWPQSADLLVNGYSVRAINRPGSQLLDDDGPIITPYTKEGVNKICLTGCDTRIFCLGVRIIRKHTVQQVLNLIPKESDGERFEAALARVCCHVGGGNSANEADSDSDLVEVVSDTFSINLRCPMYGSRMKIAGRFKPCVHMVCFDLEVFVEMNQRSRNWQCPICLKNYALEDIIIDPYFNRITSMMKNCGEEFTEVEVKPDGYWRVKAKNESECRELGNLAKWHSPDGFLSVSTSGEDKRAETLNIKQEGVSDSPNGLRLGIRKNRTGVWEASKPIETNTSSDNRLNANLGNHELVVIQMSSSGTGSGLDGDDPSVNQSGGGHIDYSATNGIEADSVWHTNVNSTYGYPMADADTIPNTSTPMADADTIVLSDSKDDDILVSPTVGCNNNQTGDAVDVYSAPPPGITDPYGGDPNIDRNSCLGVYDNPDVCFGVPSLWPLRSRTQASSGFQLFSSDVDVSDALAHGDINCSSSLNSYKLAPDTALGSNTLTPNSSTDQSDTDLNGGLVNNPLAFGGNDPSLQIFLPTRPAESSVQHELRDCTDVLNGVCTEDWVSLSLGGGAGGSNGDASTPNGLNSGPQITSRKDATHSLTDTELASSMTVSVDWSELPTDLLNKISQRIDNEIDLIRFRSICSNWRSSSIRDHHTKILPFKFPFLRWVPFVNPDSKNRFEGPIDTNVEDYPFSRHLSKCSTFLIKPPQQQQEQQDQTLRPWLIRILQHPNGKIKVFRDTEWVDSFFPFFEYSRVLDFNDLSVIQLGENSYINEEDVTPPPDFGESVNVDPDVVYAITCNGKTPLLLGSFSYVVAYPMVLGYLDESWWVIGPTTLHGDTCVFKGRFCALNLSHTTLVEPESSLQLMAQPEKTMRSVTQPILDATRKLLVESDGQLLLVNINESFPDYFHIDLFQLDEKENKWVRLRRFSDEEKKWVDSNDLGDRILFIGHGSSFSAHASELGLPKGNSVVFMDDSIIHKDNFRLRYCLYDLDEDELCDMDDYPEYSNLFLPPTWILNR
- the LOC123896619 gene encoding vicilin-like seed storage protein At2g28490, which codes for MSTDKRGKPSSGLDLGKPSNIYPNQANRPFKPEKVKGNTYLINGKDEKLHIICSIDPSESLGLGIFQSFYIGGGSNPVSVLSGFQPEVLESAFNVSESELKKLFTQQHEGPIVHVGHSHSKASSLWTKFLQLKEDEKLHHMKKMMQDQEDEVDIEEVEKKASWSWRKLLESVFGDEIENNKRDNVAHKSPHSCNLYDRKPDFKNSYGWSVALDGSEYSPLKSSGIGIYHVNLKPGSMMTPHVNPRATEYGIVVKGSGRIQIIFPNGTNAMDTSIKEGDVFFVPRYFAFSQIASSSEQLDFFGFTTSSKKNKPQFLVGSTSLMKTLMGPELAAAFGVSEDTIKNILNAQHEGVIIPTQRDTLVETNCKKNELNFLEMVPKIETIMT
- the LOC123894614 gene encoding E3 SUMO-protein ligase SIZ1-like isoform X2, translating into MTHPLFPVKLITTHIPTDGTNPVQSVEKTFQLTRATKDLLLKQDFEIQAWCMLLNDKVPFRMQWPQSADLLVNGYSVRAINRPGSQLLDDDGPIITPYTKEGVNKICLTGCDTRIFCLGVRIIRKHTVQQVLNLIPKESDGERFEAALARVCCHVGGGNSANEADSDSDLVEVVSDTFSINLRCPMYGSRMKIAGRFKPCVHMVCFDLEVFVEMNQRSRNWQCPICLKNYALEDIIIDPYFNRITSMMKNCGEEFTEVEVKPDGYWRVKAKNESECRELGNLAKWHSPDGFLSVSTSGEDKRAETLNIKQEGVSDSPNGLRLGIRKNRTGVWEASKPIETNTSSDNRLNANLGNHELVVIQMSSSGTGSGLDGDDPSVNQSGGGHIDYSATNGIEADSVWHTNVNSTYGYPMADADTIPNTSTPMADADTIVLSDSKDDDILVSPTVGCNNNQTGDAVDVYSAPPPGITDPYGGDPNIDRNSCLGVYDNPDVCFGVPSLWPLRSRTQASSGFQLFSSDVDVSDALAHGDINCSSSLNSYKLAPDTALGSNTLTPNSSTDQSDTDLNGGLVNNPLAFGGNDPSLQIFLPTRPAESSVQHELRDCTDVLNGVCTEDWVSLSLGGGAGGSNGDASTPNGLNSGPQITSRKDATHSLTDTELASSMTVSVDWSELPTDLLNKISQRIDNEIDLIRFRSICSNWRSSSIRDHHTKILPFKFPFLRWVPFVNPDSKNRFEGPIDTNVEDYPFSRHLSKCSTFLIKPPQQQQEQQDQTLRPWLIRILQHPNGKIKVFRDTEWVDSFFPFFEYSRVLDFNDLSVIQLGENSYINEEDVTPPPDFGESVNVDPDVVYAITCNGKTPLLLGSFSYVVAYPMVLGYLDESWWVIGPTTLHGDTCVFKGRFCALNLSHTTLVEPESSLQLMAQPEKTMRSVTQPILDATRKLLVESDGQLLLVNINESFPDYFHIDLFQLDEKENKWVRLRRFSDEEKKWVDSNDLGDRILFIGHGSSFSAHASELGLPKGNSVVFMDDSIIHKDNFRLRYCLYDLDEDELCDMDDYPEYSNLFLPPTWILNR